In Prionailurus viverrinus isolate Anna chromosome C2, UM_Priviv_1.0, whole genome shotgun sequence, one DNA window encodes the following:
- the LOC125174491 gene encoding small ubiquitin-related modifier 2-like encodes MADEKPIEGVKRGNNDHVHLKVVGQDGSVVLFKIKRHSAFSKLMKACCEQPLEMEHKDIIDVFLLQTGGVYEKMESAT; translated from the exons ATGGCAGATGAAAAGCCCATAGAAGGAGTCAAGAGAGGGAACAATGATCATGTTCATTTGAAGGTGGTGGGTCAGGATGGTTCTGTGGTGCTATTTAAGATTAAGAGGCACAGTGCATTTAGTAAACTAATGAAAGCCTGTTGTGAACAACCG TTAGAGATGGAGCATAAAGATATAATTGATGTGTTCCTGCTGCAGACAGGAGGTGTTTACGAAAAAATGGAGTCTGCCACTTAA